In one window of Coleofasciculus chthonoplastes PCC 7420 DNA:
- a CDS encoding type II toxin-antitoxin system VapC family toxin codes for MPLTQTSVTLSADFYASLRKDGTPVDDIDLLIAGTTVANNLVLITHNQRHFSRIEGLEWQDWSQS; via the coding sequence TTGCCCCTCACCCAAACATCTGTCACCCTTTCAGCAGACTTCTATGCTAGCCTGCGAAAAGATGGAACGCCTGTCGATGATATTGATCTGTTAATTGCTGGTACTACAGTTGCCAATAATCTAGTTCTCATTACCCACAACCAGCGTCATTTTAGCCGAATTGAAGGGCTAGAATGGCAAGACTGGAGTCAATCTTGA